Proteins encoded within one genomic window of Flavobacterium gilvum:
- a CDS encoding GntR family transcriptional regulator: MKVITIQENSGIPKYKQIVLSIEKSIEKGILKRDDKLPSVTKVAIEFNLSRDTILLAYDNLKKRGIIYAIFGKGYYVRSSEIAIKQRIFLLFDELNSFKEDLYNSFISHMGDEAQIDIFFHHFNTKVFERHINESNGIYTKYMIMPTDLKNAATCIDTLPEKEVYIVDQTNEELKKYPAVYQNFEKDIYKGLQKGKFKLKKYNKLILIFSGYTVPVGIKDGFLKFAADFNFENEVITEFKNRHIENGEVYIIPNDRDLVSVIEKSKLQKLKLGKDFGIISYNETPLKKLVKNGITTISTDFEAMGKILAQMTFENKKRQIENKSDLIIRGSL, from the coding sequence ATGAAGGTTATCACGATTCAGGAAAATAGCGGAATACCCAAATACAAACAAATTGTGCTTTCCATTGAAAAAAGTATTGAAAAGGGCATTTTAAAAAGAGACGATAAACTTCCCTCTGTTACTAAAGTTGCAATAGAATTTAATCTTTCGAGAGATACTATTTTATTAGCATATGATAACTTAAAAAAAAGAGGAATAATCTATGCTATATTTGGAAAAGGGTATTATGTAAGAAGCTCTGAAATAGCAATAAAACAAAGGATTTTCTTGCTATTTGACGAATTAAACAGCTTTAAAGAAGATCTTTATAACTCGTTTATTTCTCACATGGGAGATGAGGCACAAATTGACATATTTTTTCACCATTTCAATACAAAAGTATTTGAAAGACATATCAACGAGAGTAATGGTATTTACACAAAATACATGATTATGCCCACTGATTTAAAAAACGCTGCTACCTGTATAGACACGCTCCCAGAAAAAGAGGTATACATAGTTGACCAAACGAATGAAGAACTTAAAAAATACCCAGCTGTATACCAAAATTTTGAAAAAGATATATATAAAGGCTTGCAAAAGGGAAAATTTAAATTGAAAAAATACAATAAACTAATACTAATTTTTTCTGGTTACACCGTTCCAGTAGGTATAAAAGATGGATTTTTGAAATTTGCAGCTGATTTTAATTTTGAAAACGAGGTGATTACTGAATTTAAAAATCGTCATATTGAGAATGGAGAAGTTTATATCATTCCAAATGATAGAGATTTAGTAAGTGTAATTGAAAAGTCTAAATTGCAAAAATTGAAGCTTGGTAAAGATTTTGGAATTATTTCTTATAATGAAACTCCTTTAAAAAAATTGGTTAAAAATGGAATCACCACAATATCAACCGACTTTGAAGCGATGGGAAAAATACTGGCTCAGATGACCTTTGAAAACAAAAAGAGACAAATTGAAAATAAATCTGACTTAATCATAAGAGGATCATTATAA